One segment of Brassica napus cultivar Da-Ae chromosome C3, Da-Ae, whole genome shotgun sequence DNA contains the following:
- the LOC106442306 gene encoding uncharacterized protein LOC106442306: MVVDEHDELHEATQREAKLQRQIDDLQGQVTGLHRRREETNPKLSSEFQILKEKLNDHSKQLEQSTEKLSQLESENLTLRDENQSLNAASNKKRRFRTQAKDAQTCDVEDSDSEPEPDKEASDGAARAESPMISQLHQMFSDRLDAMQSMVEKLPGLAPPIRKSNPDSYADTPFTDEITLIEMPRKFSFPSIKAYDGTTDPDDHVAQYRQRMLTVALPKGSREATICKVFGSALTGPALQWYIREFYASFNQEKVAIPECSIHTAISAFKIGLLPDGNLYKELTKYQCKTMEDVLSRAWALVKWEEDAASRAKAQQKQDPKTIRPDRTERDEKSSQRPARDSGNRNREDCVALKIEVNKLLRKGNLREFLFEKAKSHLSKDTTGKPTEAAPEISGISHAAAKKSTWNAKHGLETSKPKRLLLGTDEISFTAKEQEKVLIPHHDALVISLIVAICLVKRILVDNGSSGNIIFQAAYKDLGLEEGALTQRITPLIMFIGEVKQTAGEVTLPVYAKGINMSNMFLVVDCDSSYNMILGRPWIHAMGAVLSTLHQMVKFPTPWGIKAIRGYHEYSCSCYQTTLKGKTKAL; the protein is encoded by the exons ATGGTGGTGGACGAGCATGACGAGCTACATGAAGCTACCCAGAGAGAAGCCAAACTCCAAAGGCAAATTGATGATTTGCAAGGTCAAGTAACCGGGTTACATAGAAGGCGGGAAGAGACCAATCCCAAGCTGTCCTCGGAGTTCCAGATCCTGAAGGAAAAGCTCAACGATCACTCCAAGCAACTGGAGCAGAGCACCGAGAAGCTTAGCCAGCTCGAATCGGAGAATCTTACCCTTCGAGACGAGAACCAATCCCTTAACGCGGCAAGCAACAAGAAGCGTCGATTCCGGACTCAG GCCAAGGATGCCCAGACCTGCGACGTGGAGGACAGCGACTCGGAGCCCGAGCCTGATAAAGAAGCATCGGACGGAGCAGCGAGAGCGGAGTCTCCTATGATCTCTCAACTTCACCAGATGTTCTCCGATAGACTCGACGCCATGCAGTCCATGGTAGAGAAACTCCCGGGGTTAGCTCCCCCCATCCGGAAGAGCAACCCCGACTCCTACGCCGATACTCCCTTCACGGATGAGATCACCTTGATCGAGATGCCCAGGAAGTTTTCTTTCCCCAGCATAAAGGCGTATGACGGCACCACTGATCCGGACGACCACGTCGCCCAATACAGACAAAGGATGCTCACCGTAGCACTCCCAAAGGGGTCACGCGAAGCTACCATTTGCAAAGTTTTCGGCTCTGCTCTGACCGGACCCGCTCTGCAATGGTATATCAGAGAGTTCTACGCCAGCTTCAATCAAGAGAAGGTGGCTATCCCCGAATGCAGTATCCACACGGCTATCTCTGCTTTCAAGATAGGTCTACTCCCCGACGGAAACCTCTACAAGGAGCTGACCAAATATCAGTGCAAAACCATGGAAGACGTCCTATCTCGAGCTTGGGCGCTGGTCAAATGGGAGGAAGATGCCGCAAGCCGTGCCAAAGCGCAACAAAAGCAAGATCCCAAGACGATCAGACCAGATCGAACCGAGCGAGATGAGAAATCCTCTCAAAGACCAGCTAGGGATTCCGGGAATCGAAACCGGG AGGACTGCGTCGCACTAAAGATCGAGGTCAACAAGCTGCTTAGGAAAGGGAACCTCAGGGAGTTCCTTTTCGAGAAGGCCAAGAGCCATCTAAGCAAGGATACAACGGGTAAGCCCACTGAAGCTGCTCCT GAAATCAGCGGCATAAGCCATGCAGCTGCGAAGAAAAGCACCTGGAATGCCAAGCACGGCCTAGAGACATCCAAGCCGAAACGCCTGCTCCTAGGAACAGACGAGATAAGCTTCACGGCCAAGGAGCAGGAGAAAGTCCTCATTCCACATCATGACGCCCTGGTTATCTCGCTTATTGTAGCAATCTGCCTGGTTAAAAGGATACTGGTAGATAATGGAAGCTCcggcaacatcatcttccaggcCGCATACAAGGATCTAGGGCTGGAGGAAGGCGCTCTAACTCAGAGGATAACCCCCCTTATAATGTTCATCGGGGAAGTCAAACAAACCGCCGGGGAGGTAACCCTCCCCGTATACGCCAAAGGAATCAACATGTCAAACATGTTCCTTGTTGTTGATTGCGATTCATCTTACAACATGATCTTAGGACGGCCCTGGATTCATGCAATGGGGGCCGTCCTCTCGACTCTTCACCAAATGGTGAAATTCCCTACACCCTGGGGCATAAAGGCGATCAGAGGGTATCATGAATATTCCTGCTCCTGCTATCAGACCACTCTGAAGGGAAAGACCAAGGccttatag
- the LOC106442303 gene encoding uncharacterized protein LOC106442303, whose protein sequence is MKLNPAKCSFGVSSGKFLGYIVIHRGIEANPEQIMAIHSIPSRKNVKEVQKLTGRMAAVSRFISRLSDKSHAFFGTLKNLKDFYNLRTRRKRRPRSRGGKQAATNLLLSKALLDVETRYSHLETLALALIVAARKLRPYFQAHPIVVVTFFSCKVGPLQTRSLRTPRQIGRGTRGVRPLEQEVLLRGETKEEGEWILHIDGSSNVRGAGVGIVLTSPTGDTASRAVRCNFKATNNESEYETLITGLTLAHQMGAENIQVFGDSTLIINQVQEEYQAKDDSMIQYLAVAQRLIKKFKSCKLTQIPREQNTQADALANLGSAFRTNRQMIIPLLMLQWPATLEEPPLEEVSTVEEGKTWMTPLVQYLEANIQPEDRNEARKIKKPAARMMDKA, encoded by the exons atgaagctcaacccggctAAATGCTCATTCGGGGTCAGTTCTGGCAAGTTCCTTGGGTACATTGTAATCCACCGGGGAATCGAGGCCAACCCGGAGCAAATCATGGCCATTCACTCAATCCCTTCCCGGAAGAACGTCAAGGAGGTTCAAAAGCTAACGGGAAGGATGGCGGCCGTGAGCAGGTTCATCTCCAGACTCTCCGATAAATCTCACGCCTTCTTCGGAACCCTCAAGAATCTGAAGGACTTCTA CAATCTCCGAACACGCCGTAAGCGCCGTCCTCGTTCGCGAGGAGGGAAACAAGCAGCTACCAATCTATTGCTAAGCAAGGCTCTCCTGGATGTGGAAACCCGCTATAGCCATTTAGAGACGCTGGCCTTAGCCCTGATCGTCGCTGCTCGTAAGCTCCGACCCTACTTCCAGGCTCATCCAATCGTTGTTGTTACCTTCTTTTCATGTAAAGTTGGTCCTCTACAAACAAGAAGCCTCCGGACGCCTAGGCAAATAGGCCGTGGAACTAGGGGAGTACGAC CTTTGGAGCAGGAGGTACTCCTCCGAGGCGAAACTAAGGAAGAGGGAGAATGGATCCTGCACATTGATGGATCCAGTAACGTTAGAGGAGCTGGAGTGGGGATAGTGCTTACCTCGCCAACGGGGGACACGGCCTCAAGGGCCGTGAGATGCAACTTCAAAGCAACCAACAACGAGAGCGAGTATGAGACCCTGATCACAGGTCTAACCCTTGCCCACCAAATGGGGGCAGAGAATATCCAAGTCTTCGGCGACTCCACGCTGATAATCAACCAGGTACAGGAAGAGTACCAAGCAAAAGATGACAGCATGATCCAGTATTTGGCGGTCGCTCAGCGACTAATCAAGAAGTTCAAGAGCTGCAAACTCACGCAAATCCCCCGGGAACAAAACACGCAAGCTGATGCTCTGGCTAATCTAGGGTCCGCCTTCAGAACGAACAGGCAGATGATTATCCCCTTGCTCATGCTCCAATGGCCAGCTACCTTGGAGGAACCCCCGTTAGAGGAGGTCTCTACCGTCGAAGAAGGCAAAACGTGGATGACCCCCTTAGTCCAGTACCTGGAGGCCAACATCCAACCGGAGGACCGTAACGAGGCCAGGAAGATCAAGAAGCCAGCCGCAAG aATGATGGACAAGGCTTAG